A region from the Aegilops tauschii subsp. strangulata cultivar AL8/78 chromosome 5, Aet v6.0, whole genome shotgun sequence genome encodes:
- the LOC109735214 gene encoding pentatricopeptide repeat-containing protein At5g48910 yields the protein MPPPTVPFFLTSTTLATAAKPQRQQLPAQPPSCGAQTPADSLAASYTARMRLNPHLALRLFDHLLRSGADPDPIAYALALARCARARAHPAAAQLHGHAAKRGAASHRRVRNGLIHAYSVCGMLRDARKVFDYGPEVDMIAWNCLLRGYAHVRDAGALREFFARMPARDSVSWNTVIAWCVVNGEHEEAVAVFREMLASNECQPDRVTLVSVISAIAYLGALAQGLWAHAYVCRKEIEVDEKLSSALINMYSKCGFIEGSVYVFENSCALRSVDTWNAMLAGFTASGCSERALDLFARMESSGFMPNKITFNSLLNACSHGGFVEEGIGYFERMTNSYSIEPDIAHYGCMVDLFCRAGLFEKAEEMIQMMPMEPDAAVWKALVGACRTYNNFELGKKAGHRLIEAAPNDHAGYVLLSNIYALDGNWKGVHKVRKLMLDCGVQKVPGSSSIELDGVIHEFISGDKSHSRKRDVYEMLSEICQQLKIAGYAPDTSQVLLDIDDEDVKESSLALHSEKLALAFGLISTAPGTPIRIVKNLRVCGDCHNAIKLLSKIYGRCIIVRDANRFHRFREGSCSCGDYW from the coding sequence ATGCCTCCTCCCAccgtccccttcttcctcacctccacCACGCTCGCCACCGCCGCGAAACCGCAACGGCAGCAGCTACCGGCGCAGCCGCCGTCATGCGGCGCCCAAACCCCAGCCGACTCCCTCGCCGCGTCGTACACCGCGCGCATGCGGCTCAACCCGCACCTCGCGCTCCGCTTGTTCGACCACCTGCTCCGCTCCGGCGCCGACCCGGACCCCATAGCGTACGCGCTCGCCCTGGCCCGCTGCGCGCGGGCGCGGGCCCACCCCGCTGCCGCGCAGCTCCACGGGCACGCCGCCAAGCGCGGGGCCGCGTCCCACCGCCGCGTGCGCAACGGGCTCATCCACGCCTACTCCGTCTGCGGGATGCTCCGCGACGCGCGCAAGGTGTTCGACTATGGGCCCGAGGTGGACATGATCGCCTGGAACTGCCTGCTGCGAGGGTACGCGCATGTCAGGGACGCAGGAGCACTCCGGGAGTTCTTCGCGCGGATGCCAGCCCGAGACTCGGTCTCTTGGAACACGGTCATTGCATGGTGTGTTGTGAATGGGGAGCATGAGGAGGCAGTTGCGGTGTTCCGGGAGATGCTTGCGAGCAATGAGTGCCAGCCTGATAGGGTGACATTGGTGAGCGTAATCTCAGCAATCGCGTACTTGGGAGCACTTGCGCAGGGGCTCTGGGCACATGCATATGTTTGCAGGAAAGAGATTGAGGTCGATGAGAAGTTGAGCTCAGCTCTAATAAACATGTACTCCAAGTGTGGTTTCATTGAGGGTTCAGTTTATGTGTTTGAAAATTCGTGTGCGCTGAGGAGCGTGGATACCTGGAATGCGATGTTAGCTGGTTTCACAGCAAGTGGCTGCAGTGAAAGAGCTTTGGATCTTTTTGCTAGAATGGAGTCATCTGGGTTCATGCCTAACAAAATTACGTTTAACAGTTTACTGAATGCTTGCAGCCACGGGGGGTTTGTTGAGGAAGGTATTGGTTATTTTGAGAGAATGACAAATTCGTATAGTATTGAGCCCGACATTGCCCACTATGGTTGTATGGTGGATCTGTTTTGCCGCGCGGGGCTGTTTGAGAAGGCAGAGGAGATGATTCAGATGATGCCAATGGAGCCAGATGCTGCTGTGTGGAAGGCCCTAGTTGGTGCTTGTAGAACTTACAACAACTTCGAGTTGGGAAAGAAGGCAGGCCACAGGCTTATCGAGGCTGCACCGAATGATCATGCAGGGTATGTGTTACTATCCAACATTTATGCGCTGGATGGCAACTGGAAAGGAGTGCATAAGGTGAGGAAGCTGATGTTGGATTGTGGAGTGCAGAAGGTACCTGGGAGCAGTTCAATAGAACTTGATGGTGTTATTCATGAGTTCATATCTGGAGATAAAAGTCACTCAAGGAAGAGGGATGTATATGAGATGCTAAGCGAGATATGCCAGCAGTTGAAAATTGCGGGATATGCTCCAGACACCTCCCAAGTGCTGCTAGATATTGATGATGAGGATGTGAAAGAGAGTTCACTTGCTCTTCACAGCGAGAAGCTTGCACTTGCCTTTGGGTTGATTAGCACTGCACCTGGGACACCAATTAGAATTGTAAAGAACCTCCGGGTCTGTGGAGACTGTCATAATGCGATAAAACTTCTAAGCAAGATTTATGGGAGGTGCATTATTGTTAGGGATGCAAATCGATTTCATCGTTTCAGAGAAGGGTCTTGTTCTTGCGGAGATTACTGGTAA